The Solea senegalensis isolate Sse05_10M linkage group LG9, IFAPA_SoseM_1, whole genome shotgun sequence genome has a segment encoding these proteins:
- the LOC122774218 gene encoding transmembrane protein 74, translated as MASTELLPADKEGKHSDPPDVLDRVSSALHGRKSGGSTVGALPGEAACNSARSCNGRCLSAPRTAPRKGGAELTLGHLGDEKVRVCCDQELETSFTCIDENVNLRLASPETSCRSAHRPVRNGEPCSETLPDFSFMSEDDLSFGEGSGSSTDYGFISAVTFLVTGISLVIISYAVPRDVVVDRDSVSAREMERLEMESARIGAHLDRCVIAGLCLLTLGGVVLSTLLMISMWKGEMYRRRVIAYSKRSAKQYGSISLKTRSSPSHSSAHLSLQEEDMEETLT; from the coding sequence ATGGCTTCTACCGAGCTGCTTCCCGCAGATAAGGAGGGCAAACACTCTGATCCTCCCGACGTCCTTGACCGAGTTTCCAGCGCACTGCATGGCCGCAAGTCGGGCGGATCAACAGTAGGAGCGCTCCCCGGGGAGGCTGCCTGTAACTCGGCCCGCAGCTGCAATGGCCGGTGCCTTTCAGCACCAAGGACGGCGCCGCGCAAGGGCGGCGCGGAGCTTACACTCGGCCACCTCGGCGACGAGAAAGTCCGAGTTTGCTGCGACCAGGAATTAGAGACATCGTTCACCTGCATTGATGAAAATGTCAACCTGCGACTCGCCAGCCCGGAGACGAGTTGCAGAAGTGCTCACAGACCCGTGCGCAACGGCGAGCCTTGCTCCGAGACGTTGCCGGACTTCTCCTTCATGTCTGAGGACGATCTCTCCTTCGGGGAGGGCTCGGGAAGTTCTACAGACTATGGCTTTATCAGTGCAGTCACGTTCTTGGTGACTGGGATCTCACTGGTGATCATCTCCTACGCAGTGCCTCGGGATGTAGTGGTGGACCGCGACAGTGTGTCAgcgagggagatggagagactGGAGATGGAGAGCGCCCGGATAGGTGCCCACTTGGACCGGTGCGTCATAGCGGGACTGTGCCTACTCACGCTGGGCGGCGTCGTGCTCTCCACGCTTTTAATGATCTCCATGTGGAAGGGAGAAATGTACAGGAGGAGAGTCATAGCATATTCTAAGCGCTCTGCCAAACAGTATGGCTCCATCAGCCTGAAAACCAGGTCCAGTCCCAGCCACTCCTCTGCACACTTGTccctgcaggaggaggacaTGGAGGAAACTTTGACTTAA